One genomic window of Elaeis guineensis isolate ETL-2024a chromosome 2, EG11, whole genome shotgun sequence includes the following:
- the LOC105042688 gene encoding uncharacterized protein isoform X2 produces the protein MEVLCFKPFVRVSAAHLSRNPKTTPSHFNPCATPHSKPSPPSFSFVAPPRKPRSLKTLETSPDATSITPFCFLLPIFHSFGGFVLSRAPKIRSWLKGGLDEGMCGNDLLCCGGIGMMLMSTTAMLSKAQVSPFLWTLAGNPTFVSGLVAWALAQTIKMLLNFFVERRWDFRMLFSSGGMPSSHSALCMALTASVGMCHGASDSLFPVCLGFSLIVMYDAIGVRRHAGMQAEVVKNLKIGFSKSSSAY, from the coding sequence ATGGAGGTCCTATGTTTCAAACCCTTCGTTAGGGTTTCCGCCGCCCACCTCTCCAGAAACCCTAAGACCACACCCTCCCACTTTAATCCCTGTGCCACTCCCCATTCCAAACCCTCGCCCCCCTCATTCTCCTTCGTCGCCCCTCCAAGAAAACCCCGGTCACTCAAAACCCTAGAAACGTCACCCGATGCCACCTCCATCACCCCCTTCTGCTTCCTCCTTCCAATCTTCCACTCATTCGGGGGCTTCGTCCTCTCTCGGGCGCCAAAGATTCGATCTTGGCTTAAAGGTGGCCTTGACGAAGGGATGTGTGGGAATGATTTGCTATGTTGTGGAGGGATTGGGATGATGCTGATGAGTACCACGGCGATGTTGTCGAAGGCCCAGGTCAGCCCTTTTTTGTGGACGCTGGCCGGGAACCCAACTTTTGTGTCGGGGCTTGTGGCGTGGGCGCTGGCACAGACTATAAAGATGCTCTTGAACTTCTTTGTGGAGCGGAGGTGGGACTTCAGGATGCTGTTTAGTTCTGGAGGGATGCCATCGTCGCACTCGGCGCTGTGTATGGCGCTCACTGCGTCGGTGGGCATGTGCCATGGAGCATCAGACTCGTTATTTCCTGTATGCCTTGGTTTCAGCCTCATTGTTATGTATGATGCGATTGGGGTGCGGAGGCATGCTGGGATGCAGGCTGAG
- the LOC105042725 gene encoding pentatricopeptide repeat-containing protein At3g49240, mitochondrial, with amino-acid sequence MPPSIFAFHVAIKLPKYPLLTPNPSNHNILSSPLARRRSPTQNPKKMALSKPLFSHLKSLKPYLHPFPAAAPFRLRFLSFATPEEAAAERRRRKRRLRIEPPLSSLRQQPPSPAPRRPPPGPKTATNPNAPKLPEPVSALAGNRLNLHNRILTLIRENDLDEASLLVRHSIYSNCRPTIFTCNAVLAALLRQSRYADLLSLHRFITQASVAPTVITHNLLLQAYCDCRKTDTALEHYRLILKDAPFNPSPTTYRILVKGLVDNAKLDQALELKDDMTAKGFCAPDPVVYNFLMSGFVKSDDPDRVLSLFEELKEKLGGGPILDGAVYGNLMKGYFKKGMEKEAMDIYNEVLGDGSNVRFGAVSYNSVLDALGRNGKLEEAIGLFDRMMNEHNPPRRIAVNLGTFNVMVDAYCLAGRFDAAIAVFKRMGEKKCSPDTLSYNNLIDQLGKNGLVAEAEELYREMGERGINPDEYTYVLLAEACFGVDRVDDATGYFNKMVELGLRPNTNAYNKVIGGLVNVGRLDEARSFYDQMKEKETKPNITSYEMLLKAFVEAERLDDGLKVVREILLDEGVTFSEEMKELVEGALRKEGREDDLGKLYEDVEREKAEALARAAEEKARAEALAKEEEERKKAEAAAKEAAAARASAAAIEAVLGRRKEVGKEESTPAAVGASDGGLLKGERNGSGSVEEKKAGDAETNSVNVPDAQVLKEEDDNSSSTEETKEGAGDAAQQVSAS; translated from the coding sequence ATGCCACCATCTATCTTTGCCTTCCATGTTGCAATCAAACTACCAAAATACCCTCTCCTTACCCCGAACCCCTCAAATCACAAtatcctctcctctcctctcgctAGGCGGCGGTCGCCAACGCAAAACCCCAAGAAAATGGCCCTCTCCAAGCCCCTTTTCTCCCACCTCAAATCCCTGAAACCCTACCTGCATCCCTTCCCTGCCGCCGCCCCCTTCCGCCTCCGCTTCCTCTCCTTCGCCACCCCCGAGGAGGCCGCCGCCGAGCGCCGCCGCCGGAAGCGCCGCCTTCGCATCGAGCCCCCGCTCTCCTCCCTCCGGCAGCAGCCCCCCTCCCCCGCCCCCCGCCGTCCCCCGCCGGGTCCCAAAACCGCAACCAACCCCAACGCCCCCAAGCTCCCGGAGCCCGTCTCCGCCCTCGCCGGCAACCGCCTCAACCTCCACAACCGCATCCTGACCCTCATCCGCGAGAACGACCTCGACGAGGCCTCCCTCCTCGTCCGCCACTCGATCTACTCCAACTGCCGCCCCACCATCTTCACCTGCAATGCCGTCCTCGCCGCCCTCCTCCGCCAGTCCCGCTACGCCGACCTCCTCTCTCTCCATCGCTTCATCACCCAGGCCTCCGTCGCCCCCACCGTCATCACCCACAACCTCCTCCTCCAGGCCTACTGCGACTGCCGCAAGACCGACACCGCCCTCGAGCACTACCGCCTCATCCTCAAAGACGCCCCCTTTAACCCTTCCCCCACCACCTACCGCATCCtcgtcaagggcctcgtcgacaACGCCAAGCTCGACCAGGCCCTCGAGCTCAAGGACGACATGACCGCCAAGGGCTTCTGCGCTCCCGACCCCGTTGTCTACAACTTCCTCATGTCCGGCTTCGTCAAGAGCGACGACCCCGACCGCGTCCTCTCCCTCTTCGAGGAGCTAAAGGAGAAGCTCGGTGGCGGTCCAATTCTTGATGGGGCTGTCTACGGGAATCTCATGAAGGGTTACTTCAAGAAAGGCATGGAGAAGGAGGCGATGGATATCTACAACGAAGTTCTTGGCGATGGTTCCAATGTCAGGTTTGGGGCCGTCAGCTACAATTCGGTGCTGGATGCCCTGGGAAGGAACGGGAAGCTGGAGGAGGCGATCGGTTTGTTTGACAGGATGATGAATGAGCACAACCCACCTCGGAGGATCGCCGTGAACTTGGGGACCTTCAATGTGATGGTGGATGCGTATTGTCTCGCCGGAAGGTTTGATGCGGCGATCGCTGTGTTCAAGAGGATGGGCGAGAAGAAATGCAGCCCGGACACGCTGTCTTATAACAATCTGATCGATCAACTCGGGAAGAATGGATTGGTCGCGGAGGCTGAGGAGCTGTACAGGGAGATGGGAGAGCGTGGGATCAATCCGGATGAGTACACATATGTTCTGTTGGCGGAAGCGTGTTTTGGAGTGGATAGGGTGGATGATGCCACGGGTTACTTCAACAAGATGGTGGAATTGGGGCTGAGGCCAAATACGAATGCATACAATAAGGTTATAGGAGGGTTGGTGAATGTAGGAAGGCTTGATGAGGCAAGGAGTTTCTATGACCAGATGAAGGAGAAGGAGACGAAGCCGAACATCACCAGTTATGAGATGCTGCTGAAGGCATTTGTGGAGGCTGAGAGGTTGGATGATGGCCTTAAGGTGGTTAGGGAAATTCTGTTGGATGAAGGGGTGACTTTCAGTGAAGAAATGAAGGAGCTTGTGGAGGGGGCTTtaaggaaagaagggagagaggatGACTTGGGAAAATTGTATGAGGATGTAGAAAGGGAGAAAGCCGAGGCATTGGCTCGAGCGGCAGAAGAGAAGGCGAGAGCTGAGGCTCTTGCTAAGGAAGAAGAGGAACGGAAGAAGGCCGAGgctgctgcaaaggaggcagctGCTGCCAGAGCCAGTGCTGCAGCTATCGAGGCTGTTTTGGGACGGAGAAAAGAAGTGGGAAAGGAAGAGTCCACACCTGCTGCTGTCGGTGCTTCTGATGGTGGATTGCTGAAGGGAGAAAGAAATGGCAGTGGATCGGTTGAAGAAAAGAAAGCTGGAGATGCAGAAACTAACAGTGTGAATGTTCCTGATGCGCAGGTGCTGAAAGAAGAGGATGATAACAGTAGCTCGACTGAAGAAACAAAGGAAGGAGCTGGAGATGCTGCTCAACAGGTATCAGCTTCATGA
- the LOC105042712 gene encoding uncharacterized protein At4g10930 — protein MDPEENTKSESKEAVVKDEDDMEDAAFENERCGICTYVVIDRGVLDCCHHWFCFECIDKWATITNHCPLCKNEFQLITCLPVYDTTGSIKAEEYSFSGDDDWCIQGKNNTLSFPSYYIDEDAVICLDGDGCKIRSGLSTTEDGLPLDTSIACDSCDIWYHAFCVGFNPECTSENSWLCPRCASVEVQQKWDCLPIQNPSKHFTLRSAGHVSNINTSFLGKVSVSVADAGETAVVVSMVGGEPRTEASFPLKNDLDITTGKENGTSLSDSDAGNTKLDMPLDKSGCVELICNSLMCSDDKGSIPPVQEIENSSEGLLDMSSKMDVIQPDVEPTENSLAYAASEMVVVQADDILNTSLDQSQGAMLSSPCVSVIHGGFQAKNTEEITHSSCNFNEYNVSCPLSSDNDENKNGLSENNTCDTIPHLDISVTSPSSVDDVVTSTNEDILHAIHPKDLNSRGLTMKHMEKFETDVRGIDHLSDIIGKQEGCSQVKVEAEHPAKRAKLNENSQIQSSESQDHTSVMENSQTCSVAAVFPDDDNLRCAPYEEALAPDIMDIVQEPKHRKYDGEAGINPVTKTIEKRDNSAGLRVKKIMRRAGNKESSILFQELGKEIKVVENETSNSTGQENAFDGELLTAFRNAMVKPKNELSNKLDPSVLGVRKSLLQKGKIRDNLTKKIYGTSTGRRRRAWDRDREIEFWKYRCSRMKPQKTQTVQSVLELFKRTSNSCLENLEMDQGPEGEATDSILSRVYLADASVFPRKDDIKPLSALAASSPIDNNQNVKNINNLPGKDSQTTYESAEAENPKGISKGLSPVKVPSFDNTGRRLNAPCITGEARPKTRSTPVSWLSGPIGREQNSNEPANQFCSSKNDKRKWALEVLARKNALANSSGSRDKQENGAVLQGNYPLLAQLPVDMRPVPASSRHNKVPVAVRQAQLYRITENYLRSTNLSVIRRTAETELAVADAVNVEKAIFERSNSKLVYTNLCSQVLSQRTKSQAETTASHLTGNNVCGLDHSAKETYAEPGATVSSKVEEALQMAGLSDTPPSSPDRVVKNPSEEDDPSLNANKECLENVLDVDSHPELDVYQDFEYDLGDKGHIAYSSMPNASRVSKLPPEDADSRMKVILSTLKFEESDKFSDSDSLKPLSSVKEESTNDNLIVEAQSDSFTLLEYQKANDAENAKVDVRLDTPLTLEPSRGHKEPSLAEYKELYKPEKERLVNVISDVVIGEGSNFMELEAAAKGTIPPETENDNSKDGVTVSEFDTESCMENKVLLDHKSSGGGNSPTHSSIGENAPKEGKSKSTSNKFSDSTFSISKKVEAYIKEHIRPLCKSGVITVDQYRWAVVKTTDKVMRYHYKDKNASFLIKEGEKVKKLAEQYVEVAQLKEV, from the exons ATGGATCCAGAAGAAAACACCAAGAGTGAATCAAAAGAAGCTGTTGTTAAAGATGAGGATGATATG GAAGATGCTGCTTTTGAGAATGAACGATGTGGAATATGTACATATGTTGTCATTGACAGAGGGGTTTTGGACTGTTGCCACCACTG GTTTTGTTTTGAGTGCATTGACAAATGGGCTACCATCACAAACCACTGTCCACTTTGCAAAAATGAATTCCAGCTTATCACATGTCTTCCG GTGTATGATACCACTGGAAGCATCAAAGCTGAGGAATATTCTTTTTCCGG AGATGATGATTGGTGTATTCAAGGGAAAAACAATACACTCTCCTTTCCATCATACTATATTGATGAAGAT GCAGTTATTTGTTTGGATGGTGATGGGTGCAAAATTCGAAGCGGACTGTCAACAACTGAGGATGGTTTACCTCTGGACACATCAATTGCTTGTGATTCATGTGATATATG gtaTCATGCTTTCTGTGTTGGATTCAATCCTGAGTGCACATCCGAAAATTCATGGTTGTGCCCAAG GTGTGCATCTGTTGAAGTGCAACAGAAGTGGGATTGTCTCCCAATACAAAACCCAAGCAAGCATTTTACTTTGAGAAGTGCTGGTCATGTATCAAATATCAACACTTCCTTTCTGGGGAAGGTGTCAGTATCTGTTGCTGATGCTGGGGAGACAGCTGTTGTTGTCTCAATGGTTGGGGGAGAGCCAAGGACTGAAGCCAGTTTTCCATTGAAGAATGATCTAGATATTACTACAGGCAAAGAAAATGGAACATCTCTATCTGATTCTGATGCCGGTAATACCAAACTTGATATGCCACTTGACAAGAGTGGTTGTGTTGAACTTATATGTAACAGCTTGATGTGCAGTGATGATAAGGGGTCCATACCCCCGGTTCAAGAGATTGAGAATAGTTCTGAAGGATTGTTGGATATGTCATCTAAAATGGATGTCATCCAACCAGATGTTGAACCGACAGAAAATTCATTAGCATATGCAGCATCTGAGATGGTTGTAGTTCAAGCTGATGATATACTGAATACATCATTAGACCAATCACAAGGTGCGATGCTGTCTTCTCCCTGTGTTTCAGTAATACATGGTGGTTTCCAGGCCAAAAATACAGAAGAGATTACACACAGCTCTTGTAATTTCAATGAATACAATGTCTCATGTCCTTTGTCAAGCGacaatgatgaaaataaaaatggaCTGTCTGAAAACAACACATGCGATACCATTCCTCATCTTGACATATCTGTAACCTCTCCTTCATCAG TAGATGATGTGGTCACCAGCACTAACGAGGATATACTTCATGCTATACATCCAAAGGATTTAAATTCTAGAGGTTTGACAATGAAACATATGGAGAAGTTTGAGACAGATGTCAg AGGCATCGATCATCTAAGTGACATCATTGGCAAACAAGAAGGATGCTCGCAGGTGAAAGTGGAAGCTGAGCATCCTGCGAAGAGAGCTAAATTAAATGAAAATTCTCAGATACAATCTTCAGAAAGCCAAGATCATACTTCTGTTATGGAGAACTCTCAGACCTGTTCTGTAGCAGCAGTATTTCCTGATGATGATAATTTAAGATGTGCCCCATATGAGGAAGCTCTAGCTCCAGATATAATGGATATAGTACAGGAACCCAAGCATAGAAAGTATGATGGTGAAGCAGGCATAAATCCTGTAACTAAAACCATAGAAAAACGAGATAATTCTGCTGGGCTGAGAGTAAAAAAGATAATGCGAAGAGCTGGAAACAAGGAATCATCCATTTTATTTCAGGAATTGGGAAAAGAGATAAAAGTGGTTGAAAATGAAACCTCCAACAGCACTGGCCAGGAGAATGCCTTTGACGGAGAACTTCTGACAGCATTTCGGAATGCGATGGTCAAACCTAAAAATGAATTGTCTAATAAACTTGATCCTTCAGTTCTAGGAGTGAGGAAGTCATTGCTGCAAAAAGGAAAGATTCGTGATAACCTAACCAAAAAAATATATGGAACATCCACTGGAAGACGAAGGCGTGCATGGGACAGGGATCGGGAGATTGAGTTCTGGAAGTACCGATGTTCTAGGATGAAGCCTCAAAAGACTCAGACAGTACAGTCTGTTCTTGAGCTTTTTAAAAGAACTTCAAATTCTTGCTTGGAGAACTTGGAGATGGATCAGGGACCAGAAGGTGAGGCTACAGATTCCATATTATCAAGAGTATATTTAGCTGATGCATCAGTTTTCCCAAGAAAGGATGATATCAAGCCCCTCTCTGCTCTTGCTGCAAGCTCACCAATTGACAACAATCAAAATGTGAAAAATATTAACAATCTACCTGGGAAAGATTCTCAAACTACTTATGAAAGTGCGGAAGCAGAAAATCCCAAAGGAATTTCCAAGGGTTTATCCCCAGTTAAAGTTCCTTCATTTGATAACACAGGAAGAAGGTTGAATGCTCCATGTATTACAGGAGAAGCTCGACCGAAAACAAGATCAACCCCTgtttcttggctaagtggtcctATTGGAAGAGAGCAAAATTCGAATGAGCCAGCTAACCAGTTTTGTTCTTCAAAGAATGACAAAAGGAAATGGGCACTGGAGGTTCTGGCCCGAAAGAATGCTTTAGCAAATTCAAGTGGGAGTAGAGACAAACAGGAAAATGGAGCCGTGCTCCAGGGAAATTATCCTCTACTA GCACAACTACCTGTGGATATGAGACCAGTGCCAGCATCCAGCCGCCATAATAAAGTTCCTGTAGCAGTTAGACAG GCACAACTGTACCGTATCACTGAGAATTACTTGAGAAGCACAAACCTATCAGTTATTCGCAGAACTGCAGAAACTGAGTTGGCTGTTGCGGATGCAGTTAATGTAGAAAAGGCGATTTTTGAAAGATCCAACAGCAAGTTGGTTTATACAAACCTTTGCTCACAGGTTCTGTCTCAGCGTACAAAGTCACAAGCTGAAACAACTGCCTCCCATTTGACAGGAAACAATGTATGTGGTCTTGATCACTCAGCAAAAGAAACATATGCGGAACCTGGTGCCACAGTGTCCAGCAAAGTAGAAGAAGCATTGCAGATGGCTGGTCTTTCTGATACTCCTCCAAGCAGTCCAGATAGAGTTGTAAAAAACCCCAGTGAAGAAGATGATCCTTCCCTGAATGCCAACAAGGAATGTCTTGAGAATGTCCTAGATGTTGATTCACATCCCGAGTTGGATGTATATCAAGATTTTGAGTATGATTTAGGGGACAAGGGTCATATTGCTTATTCCAGCATGCCTAATGCTTCTAGAGTATCCAAATTACCACCAGAAGATGCAGATTCCAGAATGAAGGTTATTCTCTCTACTCTTAAATTTGAAGAATCAGATAAATTTTCAGATTCTGATTCTCTAAAGCCTTTGAGTTCTGTTAAAGAAGAATCAACCAATGATAACTTGATTGTTGAGGCACAATCCGATTCTTTCACCTTGCTGgagtaccaaaaggcaaatgatgCAGAAAATGCAAAAGTAGATGTTAGGCTTGATACTCCCTTGACGCTGGAACCATCTAGAGGGCATAAAGAGCCTTCTTTGGCGGAGTATAAAGAGTTGTATAAGCCAGAGAAGGAACGTTTGGTGAATGTAATATCTGATGTAGTAATTGGAGAAGGGAGCAATTTTATGGAGCTGGAAGCAGCAGCCAAAGGCACAATTCCTCCTGAAACAGAAAATGATAACTCAAAGGATGGAGTGACTGTTTCTGAGTTTGATACTGAGAGCTGCATGGAGAATAAGGTACTtttggatcataaatcttctggAGGGGGTAATTCACCAACTCATTCTTCTATAGGTGAAAATGCTCCAAAGGAGGGAAAAtcaaaatccaccagtaacaAATTCTCTGATTCCACTTTTTCCATATCCAAAAAG GTGGAGGCTTACATCAAGGAACACATCAGGCCACTTTGCAAAAGCGGCGTGATAACAGTTGATCAGTACCGGTGGGCGGTAGTGAAAACAAccgataaagttatgagataccATTACAAGGACAAAAATGCAAGTTTTCTTATCAAGGAAGGTGAGAAGGTGAAAAAGCTTGCTGAGCAGTATGTTGAGGTTGCTCAACTGAAGGAAGTGTAG